The following are from one region of the Primulina eburnea isolate SZY01 chromosome 17, ASM2296580v1, whole genome shotgun sequence genome:
- the LOC140818109 gene encoding zinc finger CCCH domain-containing protein 20-like yields the protein MMLGERSHVAPPWTFAAEDPMSISLSPTIAANSFASNIDDYYNGVKALQVYLPSNNIDAVYPEPDNGGGGDFLVDAHSCDQFRMFEFKVKKCARGKAHDWTDCPFAHPGEKARRRDPKKFHYTANPCPDFRKGSCFKGDLCEFAHGVFECWLHPARYRTQPCKDGMNCKRRVCFFAHSPDQLRVLSPRAEPVSSPIESPPMSPMMANSVTDLVLSLRQLQLNKVKSMSSSSWLGAGSPPRMMMARNGYLSLPTTPTRPTIGCVDPWDISLCEEERPMMERVESGRSLRAKLFEKLSKENPLERVDPDPQPDPIPELGWVSELVK from the coding sequence ATGATGCTCGGAGAAAGAAGCCATGTTGCTCCGCCGTGGACCTTCGCCGCGGAAGATCCCATGTCCATCTCGCTCAGCCCAACTATCGCTGCTAACTCATTTGCTTCCAATATTGACGATTACTACAACGGTGTGAAGGCGCTTCAGGTCTACCTCCCTTCCAACAACATTGATGCGGTCTATCCGGAGCCGGACAACGGTGGCGGTGGAGACTTCCTGGTGGACGCGCACTCGTGCGATCAGTTCCGGATGTTCGAGTTCAAGGTGAAGAAGTGCGCGCGTGGTAAGGCGCACGATTGGACTGACTGCCCGTTCGCTCATCCGGGGGAGAAGGCCCGGCGGAGGGACCCGAAGAAGTTCCACTACACGGCTAACCCCTGCCCGGATTTCCGAAAGGGGAGTTGCTTCAAAGGCGACTTGTGCGAGTTCGCGCACGGTGTGTTTGAGTGCTGGCTCCACCCCGCCCGCTACCGCACGCAGCCATGCAAGGACGGCATGAACTGCAAGCGTAGGGTCTGTTTCTTCGCCCACTCTCCTGACCAGCTCCGCGTCCTGAGCCCACGCGCGGAGCCGGTCTCTTCTCCGATCGAGTCCCCGCCTATGAGCCCAATGATGGCCAACTCTGTGACCGATCTGGTACTCTCCCTTCGGCAGCTGCAGCTGAACAAAGTGAAGTCCATGTCTTCTTCTTCCTGGTTGGGCGCAGGCTCTCCTCCCAGGATGATGATGGCTCGTAACGGGTACTTGAGCCTGCCCACCACCCCGACCCGGCCCACTATCGGCTGCGTGGACCCCTGGGACATCTCTTTGTGCGAGGAGGAGCGGCCGATGATGGAGAGGGTTGAATCTGGTAGAAGCCTGAGGGCCAAACTGTTCGAGAAGCTGAGCAAGGAGAATCCTCTGGAACGGGTCGACCCGGATCCTCAGCCGGACCCAATCCCGGAACTGGGCTGGGTATCAGAGCTGGTAAAGTAG